A genome region from Nycticebus coucang isolate mNycCou1 chromosome 22, mNycCou1.pri, whole genome shotgun sequence includes the following:
- the LOC128574696 gene encoding protein FAM183A-like: protein MEGCQKEKVVPDEVHQNQILREQYIKERGTQKLYTEYSVNPLRKVHLNTRKPMSWHDNVEEPEDARFINLIHHAAEGPKMKYPEAQTENQEYGWHSKPLVNPERQDRRLNHFRVYKDITLYKAKLWSLGEDDLHKKSLSNDV, encoded by the exons ATGGAGGGATGCCAGAAGGAGAAGGTGGTCCCAGATGAGGTTCATCAAAACCAGATATTGCGGGAACAGTATATCAAAGAGCGTGGCACCCAGAAACTCTACACAGAGTATTCCGTGAATCCCCTTCGCAAGG TTCACCTGAACACAAGAAAGCCCATGTCCTGGCATGATAATGTGGAGGAACCTGAAGATG CCAGGTTTATCAATCTTATTCACCATGCTGCCGAAGGACCAAAGATGAAATACCCAGAGGCACAAACTGAAAATCAGGAGTATGGATGGCACTCTAAGCCCTTG GTCAACCCAGAACGGCAGGACCGCAGGCTGAATCACTTCCGAGTCTACAAGGACATCACTCTGTACAAGGCTAAATTGTGGAGTCTGGGAGAAGATGATCTCCACAAAAAGTCTCTGAGCAATGATGTCTAA